Genomic DNA from Fimbriimonas ginsengisoli Gsoil 348:
GAAAAGGTCGTTCGAGAGAACATGGACACCGACCGAAACCGACGGCTCGTCAACGAATTTATCGATCAGGCAGAGGTGGTCCGCTAACCCAATGGAAGACACTCGCCTAGGAAGGCGGTACGCCCAGGCTCTCTTCGAGACCGCACGCCAGTACGACATCGTGGCGAGCGTCGAAGACGACCTGACCGGTATTAACTCGCTTCTGGAAAACGACCCAGAGTTCCGAGGTTTTCTTTTCGCGCCTTACACGAGCCGCGACGAGAAGCTGGCGATCTTGGATCGGCTTTTCTCCGACCGAGTTACCGCTTTGACGCTGCAGGCGGTGCGGCTCATGCTCGAAAAACGACGCGAGCATGAGATTCCGACGGTTCGTAGCGAATTCATCAAGCTTCGGAGAGAGCACGAGGGCGTGATCCACGTCACCGTTACTTCGGCCGAGGCGATGGAAACCGTTCAGCGCGATGCGCTGATCTCCAAGCTTTCTTCCGTACTCGGGAAGAGAATCGAAGCCGACTTCGAGATCGACCCTCTCATTATCGGCGGCGTCCGCGTCGCCTACGACAACTACGTTATGGACGGATCGGTCCGCGGAGCGCTGAGCAAGCTTCGCGAGCGCCTCAAGTACGATTTGCTCAAGCGCATCAGCTAAACCCAAGAGACCTCAATGGCCAGTATCAGACCCGAAGAGATCACCGACATCCTCCGAAAAGAGCTCGAGAGGTTCGACCCCGCGGCTACTCGTGAGCACGTCGGAACCGTCCTGCAAGTGGGAGACGGCATTGCCCGCGTCCACGGACTGCCGGACTGCCAGATGGGAGAGTTGCTCGAGTTCCCCAACAACGTGATGGGACTCGCACTCAACCTTGAAGAGGACTCGGTTGGCGCCGTTATCATCGGCGACGACAAGAAGATCAAGGAAGGCCACACCGTCCGAGAGACCGGCCGGATTATGGAAATCCCGGTCGGCATGGGCGTCCTTGGCCGCGTCGTCAACTCGCTCGGCGAGCCGATCGACAACAAGGGCACCATCGTTGGAACGTCGTTCGGCCGCTTGGAGCTGATCGCTCCCGGCGTCGTGGACCGCCAACCGGTTACCCAGCCGCTCCAGACCGGTATCAAAGCGATCGATGCGATGATCCCGATCGGCCGCGGCCAGCGCGAGCTCGTCATCGGCGACCGCCAGACCGGTAAGACCTCGGTCTGTATCGACACGATCATCAACCAGAAGTCGACCCACCTCCCTGGTTCGAGCAGCGAGCCGGTGTTCTGCATCTACGTCGCGATCGGCCAGAAGATGGCGAACGTGGCGCGTATCGTGCAGACGCTTACCGAAGCCGGCGCGATGGAATACACGACCATCGTGGCGGCATCGGCCTCCGACTCGAACGCGATGCAATATCTCGCGCCGTTCGCAGGAGCCGCCATCGGCGAGTTCTTCCGCGACAACGGACAGCACGCGCTGGTTATCTACGACGACCTTTCGAAGCACGCCCAGGCGTACCGCGCCGTTTCGCTCCTGCTCCGCCGCCCGCCAGGCCGCG
This window encodes:
- the atpA gene encoding F0F1 ATP synthase subunit alpha, producing MASIRPEEITDILRKELERFDPAATREHVGTVLQVGDGIARVHGLPDCQMGELLEFPNNVMGLALNLEEDSVGAVIIGDDKKIKEGHTVRETGRIMEIPVGMGVLGRVVNSLGEPIDNKGTIVGTSFGRLELIAPGVVDRQPVTQPLQTGIKAIDAMIPIGRGQRELVIGDRQTGKTSVCIDTIINQKSTHLPGSSSEPVFCIYVAIGQKMANVARIVQTLTEAGAMEYTTIVAASASDSNAMQYLAPFAGAAIGEFFRDNGQHALVIYDDLSKHAQAYRAVSLLLRRPPGREAYPGDVFYLHSRLLERAAKLSDEKGGGSLTALPIIETQSGDVSAYIPTNVISITDGQIYLEPDLFFAGVRPAINVGISVSRVGGNAQIKAMKSVAGKLKLEMAQYRDVAAFSQFASDLDRATQMQLIRGQRLTELLKQDLATPYDVVDQVIAIYSGGTGVLDNLQNDQVKSFEAGLLKFVHEKYPDVVESIRTTRALGKDVEETLKKAVQEFAATFK
- the atpH gene encoding ATP synthase F1 subunit delta, with the translated sequence MEDTRLGRRYAQALFETARQYDIVASVEDDLTGINSLLENDPEFRGFLFAPYTSRDEKLAILDRLFSDRVTALTLQAVRLMLEKRREHEIPTVRSEFIKLRREHEGVIHVTVTSAEAMETVQRDALISKLSSVLGKRIEADFEIDPLIIGGVRVAYDNYVMDGSVRGALSKLRERLKYDLLKRIS